Proteins found in one Arthrobacter pascens genomic segment:
- a CDS encoding NAD-glutamate dehydrogenase, translating to MSSGSSVEDQPVSIGFREGFLGDYYQHLAEEDARSYSQDVLAARAETHREVGAVRLPGEAKIAIVNEEDSSVVYVVTDDMPFLVDSVNAELVRQNSAIHLVLHPLFVVTRNRETGQLVKVDRVPSSVGISSGDTATMPSLSHLIAQGDNASHMESWIAVEIDRASDDARASLLEGLKRVLGDVRAAVEDWPKMRNKALQIAENLDKVANPAQIVELRQAQDLLRWLDEGNFTFLGYREYDLITVDGEDVLDLREGSGLGLLRAGANSHHVQHLTDAGQKKAREKRALVITKANSRSTVHRPAYLDYIGVKSFDSAGNVNGEQRFIGLFATSAYAGSVRNIPIVREKVDAVLRSAGFPPDSHSGKDLLGILETYPRDELFQIEIPDLAATATGIQKLQERRRTRLFLRPDIYGRFMSAVVYLPRDRYTTNVRLRIEEELRETFQAVSIDYEARMTESALARLFFRIRLPKGADVSHANTEELEKRLVRAARSWSEGIGEVLRGSGADERSKELAAIWSEAFPAGYRVDYEVEDALEDIARFEKYGAEAERTAGARQERPGVHVYLPEGAGATLEEDARVKLYMLEPKSLSQILPYFHNLGLEVLDERPFEIETADRRDFFLYDLGLKYPSGVDPVSTGQLLADSFGAAVSGAVESDSFDRLVLREGMQWRQITVLRAYARYMRQMGNTNSFEFMADTLLANPEVTKGLSALFAARFDPALSEHERSETQESVRRELSAAIEEVATLDADRVLRTFVNLIESTLRTNYYQYKPHLSFKLDPTNLEGLPFPRPMFEIWVYSPRVEGVHLRFGKVARGGLRWSDRREDFRTEILGLVKAQTVKNAVIVPTGAKGGFFAKQLPDPAADRAAWMAEGIESYKTFIRGLLDLTDNLVTRPDGETLVPPSDVVRHDDDDSYLVVAADKGTATFSDIANGLAAEYGFWLGDAFASGGSVGYDHKAMGITARGAWESVKRHFSELDLDTQSQPFTVVGVGDMSGDVFGNGMLLSRHIRLLAAFDHRHIFLDPTPNEESSFVERQRLFELPRSSWDDYDKSLISEGGGVFARQAKVIPVSPQVRAALGLPGETTELSPPELLRAILLAPADLLYNGGIGTYVKASTESNASVGDKANDAIRVDGKDLRVKVVGEGGNLGMTQRGRIEAALQGVILNTDAIDNSAGVDCSDHEVNIKIFVDRMVAAGKLTAEERAAFLASMTEEVGRLVLEDNVDQNILLLNDRMRVAEWSPSYERLMDWLEKSADLKRELEALPTTETLRERLNQGQGLTSPELSVLSAYAKIELTSALRESDLADDPWFRQTLRAYFPQQLRERFDAELDTHPLRREIIATVVANDMINMGGITFAFRTMEETSATEVAIAKAFVALREIYELDVMIGELNSLPASFPTEHWSMLHLDIRRLLDRAVRWLLGQGSVSRPIADTVAEFKPLMDPMRAHLLDYLRGDDRERVASWLEKAREWDVPDDLALRWAELFESFVLLDIAKIAHTRKDPVEEIAGVYYTVFNRFHADSLLERISTLPRQDRWQALARAALRDDLYSTVSDMTTAVLQSTEPAASAEDRLRAWEGQNAEQLGRAKSMFDEVNSLEADDMASLSVALRLLRSIVRR from the coding sequence ATGTCGTCTGGATCCAGCGTGGAGGATCAGCCCGTTTCAATTGGATTCCGTGAAGGTTTTCTCGGGGACTACTACCAGCACCTAGCTGAAGAGGACGCCCGAAGCTACTCGCAGGACGTGCTCGCCGCCCGCGCCGAAACCCACCGCGAGGTCGGCGCCGTCAGGCTGCCGGGCGAGGCGAAAATCGCCATCGTCAACGAGGAAGACAGCAGCGTCGTCTATGTGGTAACGGACGATATGCCTTTTTTGGTCGACTCCGTCAATGCCGAGCTGGTCCGCCAGAACTCGGCCATCCACCTGGTGCTCCACCCCCTGTTCGTTGTGACCCGGAACCGGGAAACCGGGCAGCTCGTCAAGGTTGACCGGGTTCCTTCCAGCGTCGGTATCTCCAGTGGCGACACCGCCACCATGCCGAGTTTGTCGCACCTGATAGCCCAGGGCGACAACGCGTCCCACATGGAGTCGTGGATTGCTGTTGAGATTGACCGCGCCTCCGATGATGCCCGGGCTTCACTGCTGGAGGGGCTGAAACGGGTACTCGGTGACGTCCGCGCCGCCGTCGAAGACTGGCCCAAAATGCGCAACAAAGCACTGCAGATCGCCGAAAACCTCGACAAGGTGGCCAACCCGGCGCAGATCGTCGAGCTGCGGCAGGCGCAGGATCTGCTTCGCTGGCTCGACGAGGGCAACTTTACCTTCCTTGGCTACCGCGAGTACGACCTGATCACCGTCGACGGCGAAGATGTCCTGGATCTGCGCGAAGGAAGCGGGCTCGGCCTCCTCCGGGCGGGTGCGAACTCGCACCATGTCCAGCACCTGACCGACGCCGGCCAGAAGAAGGCACGGGAAAAGCGCGCGCTCGTGATCACCAAGGCGAACTCACGGTCCACTGTCCACCGCCCCGCCTACCTGGACTACATCGGGGTTAAGAGCTTCGACTCGGCGGGCAATGTCAATGGCGAGCAGCGCTTCATCGGCCTCTTCGCGACGAGCGCGTACGCGGGCTCGGTCAGGAACATACCGATTGTCCGTGAGAAGGTGGACGCCGTACTGAGGAGCGCCGGTTTCCCGCCGGATTCGCATTCCGGCAAGGACCTGTTGGGAATTTTGGAGACCTACCCCCGCGACGAATTGTTCCAAATCGAGATTCCTGATCTTGCGGCGACAGCCACCGGCATCCAGAAGCTGCAGGAGCGTCGGCGGACCCGGCTGTTCCTCAGGCCGGACATCTACGGCAGGTTCATGTCAGCGGTGGTCTACCTTCCCCGGGACCGCTACACCACCAACGTCCGGCTCCGCATCGAGGAGGAGTTGCGGGAGACGTTCCAGGCGGTTTCCATTGACTACGAAGCCAGGATGACGGAGTCTGCCCTTGCGCGTCTGTTCTTCCGTATCCGCCTCCCCAAGGGCGCCGATGTCAGCCATGCCAACACTGAAGAGCTGGAGAAGCGGCTGGTCCGGGCCGCCCGTTCCTGGAGCGAAGGGATCGGCGAGGTACTGAGGGGGAGCGGCGCCGATGAGCGCTCCAAGGAGCTTGCTGCCATCTGGTCAGAGGCGTTTCCCGCCGGATACCGCGTTGACTACGAAGTCGAGGACGCGCTGGAGGACATTGCCCGCTTCGAGAAGTACGGAGCGGAGGCCGAGCGTACCGCCGGAGCCAGGCAGGAGCGGCCAGGAGTCCATGTTTACCTCCCGGAGGGCGCGGGGGCCACGCTGGAGGAGGACGCACGCGTCAAGCTCTACATGCTGGAACCGAAGAGCCTGAGCCAGATTCTGCCGTACTTCCATAACCTAGGTCTCGAGGTGCTGGATGAGCGTCCTTTCGAGATCGAAACTGCGGACCGACGGGACTTTTTCCTTTACGATCTGGGCCTGAAGTACCCTTCAGGAGTCGACCCGGTGTCCACTGGACAGCTGCTCGCCGATTCGTTCGGTGCGGCCGTATCGGGCGCAGTTGAGTCTGACAGTTTTGACCGGCTGGTGCTGCGCGAGGGAATGCAATGGCGTCAGATAACGGTCCTGAGGGCCTATGCGCGGTACATGCGGCAAATGGGCAACACCAACTCGTTTGAGTTCATGGCTGATACCCTGCTGGCCAATCCCGAGGTAACCAAGGGCCTGAGTGCCCTGTTTGCGGCCCGGTTTGATCCTGCGCTGAGCGAGCACGAACGCAGCGAGACCCAGGAATCGGTCCGCCGGGAACTGTCCGCTGCCATTGAGGAAGTGGCCACGCTCGACGCCGACCGGGTCCTTCGCACGTTCGTCAACCTGATCGAATCCACTCTCCGCACCAACTACTACCAGTACAAGCCGCATCTGAGCTTCAAGCTGGACCCCACCAACCTCGAGGGGCTTCCGTTTCCGCGGCCGATGTTCGAAATCTGGGTTTATTCGCCCCGGGTCGAAGGCGTGCACCTCCGCTTCGGCAAGGTGGCACGCGGCGGACTCCGCTGGTCCGACCGCCGCGAGGACTTCCGGACAGAGATCCTGGGCCTCGTGAAGGCGCAGACAGTGAAGAATGCCGTGATTGTTCCCACCGGGGCGAAGGGCGGCTTCTTCGCGAAGCAGCTTCCCGATCCCGCGGCGGACCGCGCAGCCTGGATGGCAGAGGGCATTGAGAGCTACAAGACCTTTATCCGTGGGCTGCTGGACCTGACTGACAACCTGGTCACCCGGCCCGACGGGGAGACCCTCGTTCCGCCGTCGGACGTTGTAAGGCACGACGACGACGATTCCTACCTTGTGGTGGCGGCGGACAAGGGAACGGCTACGTTCTCCGACATTGCCAACGGGCTGGCCGCCGAGTACGGCTTCTGGCTGGGCGACGCGTTCGCATCCGGTGGCTCGGTGGGTTACGACCACAAGGCCATGGGCATCACCGCCCGCGGCGCTTGGGAGTCGGTCAAACGCCACTTCAGCGAGCTTGACCTGGACACCCAGAGCCAGCCGTTCACAGTGGTCGGTGTCGGGGACATGTCAGGCGACGTCTTCGGCAACGGCATGCTGCTGTCCCGCCACATCCGGCTGCTCGCCGCCTTCGACCACCGGCACATTTTCCTTGACCCCACACCGAATGAGGAATCATCGTTCGTCGAGCGGCAGCGGCTGTTCGAACTGCCGCGTTCCTCATGGGACGACTACGACAAATCCCTCATCAGCGAGGGCGGCGGCGTATTTGCCCGCCAGGCCAAGGTCATTCCCGTCTCGCCGCAGGTCCGCGCCGCGCTGGGACTGCCCGGTGAAACCACCGAGCTGAGTCCTCCTGAGCTGCTGCGCGCCATCCTGCTGGCCCCAGCCGACCTGCTCTACAACGGCGGGATCGGGACTTATGTCAAGGCAAGCACCGAATCGAATGCCTCGGTGGGTGACAAGGCCAACGATGCGATCCGTGTTGACGGCAAGGACCTGCGGGTCAAGGTGGTGGGCGAAGGCGGGAACCTGGGCATGACCCAGCGCGGCCGTATTGAGGCGGCGCTGCAGGGGGTCATCCTGAACACCGACGCCATCGACAACTCCGCCGGCGTGGATTGCTCGGACCATGAAGTGAACATCAAGATCTTCGTGGACCGCATGGTGGCTGCGGGCAAGCTGACCGCGGAAGAGCGCGCCGCTTTCCTCGCTTCCATGACGGAAGAAGTGGGCCGGCTGGTTCTTGAGGACAACGTGGACCAGAACATCCTGCTCCTGAATGACCGGATGCGCGTTGCCGAGTGGAGCCCCAGCTATGAGCGCCTGATGGACTGGCTGGAAAAGTCAGCGGACTTGAAGCGCGAGCTCGAGGCCCTGCCGACCACGGAGACTCTGCGGGAGCGGCTGAACCAGGGCCAAGGCCTCACTTCCCCGGAACTCTCGGTGCTGTCGGCCTATGCCAAGATCGAGCTGACTTCGGCACTGCGCGAAAGCGACCTCGCCGACGACCCATGGTTCCGCCAGACGCTCCGCGCGTATTTCCCGCAGCAGCTCAGGGAACGCTTCGATGCAGAGCTGGACACCCATCCGCTCCGCCGCGAGATCATTGCCACGGTGGTGGCCAATGACATGATCAACATGGGCGGGATCACCTTCGCCTTCCGCACCATGGAGGAGACATCCGCCACAGAGGTGGCAATTGCCAAAGCGTTCGTGGCGCTCAGGGAAATCTATGAGCTGGACGTCATGATAGGCGAGCTGAACAGCCTCCCGGCGTCGTTCCCCACCGAACACTGGAGCATGCTCCACCTGGACATCAGGCGCCTGCTGGACCGCGCCGTCCGCTGGCTTCTGGGCCAGGGCAGTGTTTCCCGCCCCATCGCCGATACTGTGGCTGAATTCAAGCCGCTCATGGATCCGATGCGCGCGCATCTGCTTGATTATCTGCGCGGAGACGACCGTGAGAGGGTTGCCAGCTGGCTGGAGAAGGCACGCGAGTGGGACGTGCCGGATGATTTGGCACTCCGTTGGGCAGAGCTCTTTGAGAGCTTCGTCCTGCTGGATATCGCCAAGATCGCGCATACCCGCAAGGACCCCGTCGAAGAGATCGCGGGCGTGTACTACACCGTGTTCAACCGCTTCCATGCAGACTCCTTGCTGGAACGGATCAGCACCCTGCCACGCCAGGACCGGTGGCAGGCTTTGGCCCGGGCAGCGCTGCGGGACGATCTCTACTCCACCGTCTCAGACATGACGACGGCGGTGCTCCAGTCAACGGAGCCGGCGGCCTCGGCCGAGGACCGGCTGAGGGCGTGGGAAGGGCAGAATGCGGAGCAGCTGGGCCGGGCCAAGAGCATGTTCGATGAGGTCAACTCGCTCGAAGCCGACGATATGGCTTCACTGTCGGTAGCATTGAGGCTCTTGAGGTCAATCGTCCGGCGCTAG
- a CDS encoding sensor histidine kinase, producing the protein MAIFTDPIREHADFGPGDAEWLHLLVGDWQMVADLAFADLALWFPHPEYGYIALAHVRPSTTHTVFHGDFVGEGIRSDLQPLVDKAWNSRAIERSSETNWNSDMALRVEAVPMVRNGRTLAVVTTHMDLSSSRMPSRLELTYRQCAYDLLRMGTLGLWPDFASPTGSRRGAPRVGDGLVRLDAEGIVQYASPNGVSAFRRLGDGESLEGRSLAEVTASLLKDRRMVDETLPLVVTGRMPWRSEIESRGVSLSLRAIPLRDEQQRFGALVLCRDVSELRRRELELVTKDATIREIHHRVKNNLQTVAALLRMQSRRMVSDEAKQGLEQAMRRVATIALVHETLSQGLTQSVDFDELIGRQFRLSAEVASPSQQVKTERAGLFGELPSDFATPLALVINELVTNAVEHGLEGRAGTVWLLADRSEEEDGEELLTVTVADDGVGLPDTPHVEGLGLQIVRTLVTSELGGSIRWQPREGGGTAVQIRLSLVAK; encoded by the coding sequence GTGGCAATCTTTACGGACCCTATCAGGGAACATGCTGATTTCGGGCCGGGCGATGCCGAATGGCTGCACCTCCTGGTGGGCGACTGGCAGATGGTTGCCGACCTTGCCTTTGCCGACTTGGCCTTGTGGTTTCCACATCCGGAATACGGCTACATTGCGCTGGCGCACGTCCGTCCTTCAACCACGCACACCGTCTTCCACGGGGACTTTGTGGGCGAGGGGATCCGGTCCGATCTGCAGCCCTTGGTCGACAAAGCGTGGAACAGCCGCGCCATTGAGCGGTCCAGTGAAACCAACTGGAACAGTGACATGGCCCTGAGGGTGGAGGCCGTTCCCATGGTCCGGAACGGCCGGACCCTGGCTGTTGTGACCACCCACATGGATCTGTCCAGTTCCCGGATGCCTTCGCGCCTGGAGCTCACCTACCGGCAGTGTGCCTATGACCTGCTCCGGATGGGGACGCTGGGCCTGTGGCCCGATTTTGCGTCGCCGACCGGCTCCCGCCGCGGTGCGCCGCGTGTGGGGGACGGCCTGGTCAGGCTCGATGCCGAGGGCATCGTGCAGTATGCGAGCCCCAACGGGGTGTCGGCTTTCCGGCGGCTGGGGGACGGCGAGTCACTTGAGGGCCGTTCATTGGCTGAAGTGACTGCCAGCCTGCTCAAGGACCGGCGGATGGTCGACGAGACCTTGCCGCTGGTGGTGACCGGGCGGATGCCGTGGCGGAGTGAGATCGAATCCCGCGGGGTTAGCCTCTCGCTGCGGGCCATCCCGCTCCGCGATGAGCAGCAGCGCTTCGGGGCGCTGGTGCTGTGCCGTGATGTTTCCGAATTGCGGCGGCGGGAATTGGAACTCGTCACGAAGGACGCAACCATCCGCGAGATCCACCACCGGGTCAAGAACAACCTGCAGACCGTGGCTGCCCTGCTGCGGATGCAGTCCCGCCGGATGGTCAGCGATGAAGCCAAACAGGGCCTCGAACAGGCGATGCGCCGGGTTGCCACCATTGCCCTGGTCCATGAAACCCTGTCGCAGGGGTTGACCCAGAGTGTTGATTTTGATGAGCTGATCGGCCGTCAGTTCAGACTCTCCGCCGAGGTTGCGTCGCCCTCGCAGCAGGTGAAGACCGAGCGTGCGGGGCTCTTCGGCGAACTGCCCAGCGATTTCGCCACTCCGCTGGCGCTGGTGATTAATGAACTGGTGACCAACGCCGTCGAGCATGGTCTTGAAGGACGCGCGGGAACGGTATGGCTCCTGGCTGACCGTTCCGAGGAGGAAGATGGCGAGGAACTCCTGACCGTGACGGTGGCGGATGACGGAGTCGGCCTTCCGGATACGCCCCACGTGGAAGGCCTGGGACTCCAGATCGTCCGCACCCTGGTGACCAGTGAACTTGGCGGCTCCATCCGGTGGCAACCGCGCGAAGGTGGGGGAACCGCAGTCCAGATCCGGCTGAGCCTCGTGGCCAAGTAG